Proteins from a single region of Sphaerochaeta globosa str. Buddy:
- a CDS encoding monomeric [FeFe] hydrogenase, with protein MLELNNQYTLMKRQVHAEVLKEFFAGTLKENVDKLPIRIIPKQRVPNRCCIYKERAMVRYRIMALLGINIETEDDELKNLSEYVQEVMEADKPAAPILTTISTACSSCPPDRYLISDACRGCFARPCLANCPKDCITFSGGQAHIDESRCIRCGKCKEVCPFHAVVHIPVPCEEACPVNAVKKNAEGYVEIDYKLCISCGRCAMSCPFGAIVERSSLIPVVKMLERSEHVTALIAPAIEGQFPGTLAQIKAALLSAGFSSVMEVSEGAETTSLHEAAELAQRKGKGEGFMTTSCCPAYMELVDKHLPFLKERRSCALSPMGYAALKAKEANPQTRNVFIGPCLAKKVEAVRLDTIDGVITFSELASLFIAKNIDVREMEGADLGDTASFEDCRQFALSGGVASCVLSRFESNHEVQVLPINGVDKKMFRTMKIWEKRPAEADLVEVMCCEGGCINGPGVVVKPSVAMKLRGGNKAATPVKAMRSIL; from the coding sequence GTGCTTGAACTCAACAACCAATATACGCTGATGAAGCGTCAGGTTCATGCAGAGGTTCTTAAGGAGTTCTTTGCAGGGACACTGAAAGAAAATGTCGACAAACTTCCCATCAGGATCATTCCCAAACAGAGGGTTCCCAACCGATGCTGCATCTACAAGGAGCGGGCAATGGTCCGCTACCGGATCATGGCGTTGCTGGGTATCAACATCGAGACCGAGGACGACGAGCTGAAAAATCTCTCGGAGTATGTGCAGGAAGTGATGGAGGCGGACAAGCCTGCCGCTCCGATTCTGACTACCATCAGCACAGCCTGCTCTTCCTGTCCGCCGGACCGCTATTTGATCAGCGATGCCTGCAGGGGTTGCTTTGCAAGACCCTGTCTGGCTAACTGTCCGAAGGATTGCATTACCTTCAGCGGAGGGCAAGCCCATATCGATGAGAGTCGATGCATCCGTTGCGGCAAGTGCAAGGAGGTCTGCCCCTTTCACGCTGTGGTGCATATTCCTGTCCCCTGCGAAGAAGCTTGCCCGGTCAATGCGGTGAAGAAGAACGCAGAGGGCTATGTGGAGATTGATTACAAACTGTGTATCAGCTGCGGTCGATGTGCGATGAGCTGCCCGTTCGGAGCCATTGTCGAGCGCTCCTCTTTGATTCCTGTGGTCAAGATGCTTGAGAGATCTGAGCATGTCACCGCCCTGATCGCCCCTGCAATTGAAGGCCAATTTCCCGGTACCCTGGCTCAAATCAAGGCAGCGTTGCTCAGCGCCGGCTTCTCTTCTGTAATGGAAGTCAGCGAGGGAGCCGAGACGACGAGTTTGCATGAGGCGGCTGAACTGGCTCAGCGCAAAGGAAAGGGTGAAGGGTTTATGACGACCAGCTGCTGTCCTGCCTACATGGAGTTGGTGGACAAGCATCTGCCGTTCCTCAAGGAACGACGATCATGTGCTCTCTCTCCCATGGGCTATGCAGCGTTGAAGGCAAAGGAGGCAAATCCCCAAACAAGGAATGTCTTCATCGGTCCCTGCCTGGCCAAGAAAGTGGAAGCCGTAAGGCTGGATACCATAGATGGGGTAATTACCTTCAGTGAGCTTGCATCCCTGTTCATTGCCAAGAATATCGATGTAAGGGAGATGGAAGGAGCAGACCTCGGGGATACCGCTTCTTTTGAGGACTGCAGGCAGTTTGCTCTTTCCGGCGGGGTTGCTTCGTGTGTGCTCAGCCGCTTTGAGTCGAATCACGAGGTGCAGGTGCTTCCTATCAATGGTGTTGACAAGAAAATGTTCAGGACGATGAAAATATGGGAGAAACGCCCGGCCGAAGCCGACTTGGTCGAGGTTATGTGCTGCGAAGGCGGTTGCATCAACGGCCCGGGTGTGGTAGTAAAACCCTCGGTGGCTATGAAGCTCCGTGGTGGGAATAAAGCTGCCACCCCGGTGAAAGCCATGCGGTCCATTTTGTAG
- a CDS encoding SpoIIE family protein phosphatase gives MNDLFIDVDYAQIYKDGQKIGGDVFLLSRNPENNQIVCTLSDGLGSGVKANVLASLTARMAHKLSFSPMDLTHSARIIMNTLPVCKERKISYATFTIADLRMVGNDQVAMNLVEYDNPSALVFQGERSVQWDVEHIDLQRDGAFKKEVLGHSVLNLPIGSRLVIFSDGVTQAGMGKSLPLGWRLDGVREFTHAQIEANPDISSHELAQAIVCRAHSLDRLSAKDDITCMVVYVRRPRRTLVVTGPPFTKEHDEQLVQKIRDFEGKKIVSGGTTAQIVSRLLQKPLKVDMSCWSPQVPPCSMMEGIDLVTEGMLTLSKVATALEQKKPVRSMANDAVKKFVQVMQDSDQVHFIVGTKINEAHQDPSIPVEIGIRRNLIGRLRKALEDVYLKETSQEYI, from the coding sequence ATGAACGACCTCTTCATCGATGTAGACTATGCTCAAATTTACAAGGATGGGCAAAAGATTGGGGGGGATGTGTTTCTGCTCTCCCGCAATCCTGAGAACAACCAAATTGTGTGTACGCTCAGTGATGGGTTGGGAAGCGGGGTCAAAGCCAATGTATTGGCCAGCCTGACCGCCCGCATGGCTCACAAATTGAGTTTCAGCCCGATGGATCTCACTCATTCTGCACGCATCATCATGAATACGCTGCCGGTATGCAAAGAACGGAAGATCAGTTACGCAACCTTCACCATTGCAGACCTCAGGATGGTTGGCAATGACCAAGTTGCCATGAACCTGGTGGAGTACGACAACCCAAGCGCCTTGGTGTTCCAAGGTGAAAGGAGCGTACAGTGGGATGTCGAGCACATCGACCTTCAGCGTGACGGAGCCTTTAAGAAAGAGGTGCTGGGGCATTCTGTGCTCAACCTGCCCATCGGCAGCCGATTGGTGATTTTCAGTGACGGAGTCACCCAAGCCGGTATGGGAAAGTCCCTTCCGTTGGGTTGGCGCCTGGATGGAGTTCGCGAATTCACCCATGCACAGATTGAGGCGAATCCCGATATCTCCAGCCATGAATTGGCTCAGGCCATTGTTTGTCGGGCACACAGCCTGGACCGCCTCAGTGCGAAGGACGACATTACCTGCATGGTAGTCTATGTACGCAGACCCAGACGGACGTTGGTGGTGACCGGTCCTCCGTTCACCAAGGAACATGATGAGCAGCTGGTCCAGAAAATTAGGGACTTCGAAGGCAAAAAGATCGTCAGCGGCGGGACGACGGCCCAGATTGTGAGCCGCCTCCTGCAAAAGCCCTTGAAGGTGGACATGAGCTGTTGGTCGCCTCAGGTACCGCCTTGCTCGATGATGGAGGGTATCGACCTCGTTACCGAGGGCATGCTCACCCTAAGCAAGGTGGCCACTGCCTTGGAACAGAAGAAACCGGTCCGTTCGATGGCCAATGACGCAGTGAAAAAATTTGTCCAGGTCATGCAGGATAGCGATCAGGTTCACTTTATTGTAGGAACGAAGATCAATGAGGCCCATCAGGATCCAAGCATCCCGGTGGAAATAGGTATCAGAAGAAACCTGATAGGCAGACTTCGCAAGGCATTGGAAGACGTCTATCTGAAAGAGACCTCACAAGAATATATCTGA
- a CDS encoding NAD(P)H-dependent oxidoreductase subunit E: MGKKEKVHVQICVGTACFVQGGADLLLYNDFLDPAVLCSCEIEGVSCLGGCKDAQSKDRPPYVRIGEKVYGSVNQEKLCKLLAEATRA, translated from the coding sequence ATGGGAAAGAAAGAGAAAGTACATGTACAGATTTGTGTAGGAACCGCCTGTTTTGTGCAGGGAGGTGCTGACTTGCTCTTATATAATGATTTCTTGGACCCTGCGGTACTCTGCAGTTGCGAGATTGAGGGCGTGAGCTGCCTTGGCGGTTGCAAGGATGCCCAGTCCAAGGACCGTCCTCCCTATGTTCGGATCGGTGAGAAAGTCTATGGCAGTGTGAACCAGGAGAAGCTGTGCAAACTGCTTGCGGAGGCGACACGTGCTTGA
- a CDS encoding HAD-IIB family hydrolase, which translates to MQSVKNLSQDEAKKVSFLLTDVDDTITTEGKLRPVALEALYALQEAGIRTICVTGGSAGWGDTYLRQWPVEAVLSESGAVCLYRKDGAIRHYVHPSIVQEGYAVRKAALIEKVLSCVPFSKLSSDQFARLFDIAFDHGSEPPYLDAQQIAKVVEVCKDFGAGTAVSSIHVNAWFGFFDKFRGTKAFFADVLGLSEEMMIERCCYCGDAPNDQVMFSHFPLSFGVGNIKKHVRSMQVLPQYASDAEGGAGFSEIVHELLRKRAN; encoded by the coding sequence ATGCAGAGTGTGAAAAATCTCAGCCAAGACGAGGCCAAAAAGGTCTCGTTCTTGCTTACCGATGTTGATGATACGATTACTACCGAAGGTAAGCTAAGACCGGTTGCCCTGGAGGCTTTGTATGCCCTGCAAGAGGCAGGCATTCGGACCATTTGTGTAACCGGGGGCTCTGCGGGGTGGGGTGATACCTACCTCAGGCAGTGGCCGGTTGAAGCGGTGCTGAGTGAGAGCGGGGCGGTTTGCCTCTATCGCAAGGATGGTGCCATCCGCCACTATGTGCACCCTTCCATTGTACAGGAAGGGTATGCGGTACGCAAAGCTGCCTTGATTGAAAAGGTGCTTTCTTGTGTTCCGTTCTCAAAGCTTTCCAGCGACCAGTTTGCACGATTGTTCGACATTGCTTTCGATCATGGCAGTGAGCCTCCCTATTTGGATGCACAACAGATTGCCAAGGTTGTTGAGGTTTGTAAGGATTTCGGCGCAGGGACTGCGGTAAGTTCGATTCATGTGAATGCTTGGTTCGGATTCTTTGATAAATTCCGGGGTACGAAAGCGTTTTTTGCCGATGTTCTGGGTCTTTCGGAAGAAATGATGATCGAGCGATGCTGTTATTGCGGTGATGCGCCCAACGATCAGGTGATGTTTTCTCACTTTCCGTTAAGTTTTGGAGTTGGAAACATTAAAAAGCATGTTCGTTCCATGCAAGTGCTTCCTCAGTATGCTTCTGATGCTGAAGGCGGAGCAGGTTTCTCTGAGATTGTGCATGAGCTTTTGAGGAAACGGGCAAATTAA
- a CDS encoding GAF domain-containing protein, translating to MMLHSDDALLDQLAALIADGDGTELRRYCHLSNASALLAQRLSDINWVGFYLTDASGQALVLGPFQGKVACTDIPFSKGVCGLCARTAQSVRVDDVHAFAGHIACDGASNSELVVPLIDTQGKVVGVLDVDSPFLSRFTIEDQNLLEKAALIISRLFDS from the coding sequence ATGATGTTGCATAGCGATGATGCACTGCTTGACCAGCTTGCAGCCCTGATCGCCGATGGGGACGGTACAGAGCTTAGACGATATTGTCATCTGTCCAATGCTTCGGCTCTGCTTGCCCAAAGGCTGAGTGACATCAACTGGGTTGGGTTTTACTTGACTGATGCTTCAGGACAGGCTCTGGTGCTCGGTCCATTCCAAGGCAAGGTGGCTTGTACCGACATCCCCTTTTCCAAAGGGGTGTGCGGGTTGTGTGCACGTACCGCACAGAGCGTGCGCGTCGATGACGTGCATGCTTTTGCCGGGCATATTGCCTGTGATGGTGCAAGCAACAGTGAACTAGTCGTCCCCCTTATCGACACTCAAGGAAAGGTGGTGGGAGTGTTGGATGTCGACAGTCCCTTTCTCTCTCGTTTTACCATAGAGGATCAGAATCTTCTTGAGAAAGCAGCTCTGATCATCTCGCGGTTGTTTGACTCTTGA
- a CDS encoding [Fe-Fe] hydrogenase large subunit C-terminal domain-containing protein, producing the protein MIHPIYTELTECRDCYKCVRGCPVKAIQVKDGSAVVVKDRCIYCGHCVDICPSHAKKIRNDLARVRQFLISGRKIYCSLAPSAASEFPEGVDALVLALERLGFTAVSETALGAALVNESIEEYAKEHDGTCSWISTACPTVVQNIKKYHPSLVPALSKVPSPLQCHSAYLRKLYGQDIGVVFVGPCIAKKVEADETPGYPDFALTFEELRTWLKLESLDLSLLAEQIEADPSLVPPFVPCKAGKSTLYPIEGGMIASLSWGSDPFQTKAVAISGSTQVVGTLEGMEKGQRNSDFLELLFCEGGCINGPGCEKGRSSAAKKGCSSRYTRSRITDDAPVFAGDRAFVSTLLEQGYALIEKPGSVAMNPPVSSFVSVHSEAQIERALKSLGKRDKAEELNCGGCGYNSCREMAIAYLDGMAEPEMCVTKMRKEAQSKIDVLLRTIPIGVVIVDDQLRIVDCNNSFLKLFGDIDFSIEGDLLTLVGGLPLERFVPFHEKFKDQFANPRAQQYRLHYQDKFLKVTFFSVEKQHLVGALFEDITTPTVRRETVIKKAEDVIQKSLETVQQIASLLGENAAETEIMLNSLIDAFKVPGNGQSDGFTKEEP; encoded by the coding sequence GTGATCCATCCCATCTATACCGAGCTTACTGAATGTCGGGACTGCTATAAATGCGTTCGCGGCTGCCCGGTAAAAGCCATACAAGTCAAGGATGGTTCTGCTGTGGTTGTGAAGGACCGCTGCATTTACTGCGGCCACTGTGTCGATATTTGTCCTTCTCATGCAAAGAAAATCCGCAACGACCTAGCCCGCGTCAGACAGTTTCTCATCAGTGGGAGGAAGATATATTGCAGTCTTGCCCCCTCTGCCGCCAGTGAATTCCCCGAGGGTGTCGATGCCTTGGTTCTCGCCTTGGAGCGTCTTGGGTTTACCGCTGTCAGCGAGACGGCTCTGGGAGCGGCTTTGGTCAATGAGTCGATAGAAGAATATGCCAAGGAGCATGACGGCACGTGTTCCTGGATTTCCACTGCCTGTCCTACCGTTGTCCAGAATATAAAGAAATATCATCCCTCCCTGGTCCCTGCCTTGAGCAAGGTTCCCTCCCCGCTCCAATGCCATAGCGCATACCTCAGAAAGCTCTATGGCCAGGATATCGGAGTGGTATTCGTCGGTCCTTGCATTGCAAAGAAAGTAGAGGCTGATGAAACACCCGGATACCCTGATTTCGCACTGACCTTCGAGGAGCTGCGTACTTGGTTGAAGCTTGAGAGCCTTGATCTGAGTCTGCTTGCAGAGCAGATTGAGGCTGATCCTTCCTTGGTTCCCCCGTTTGTACCGTGCAAGGCCGGTAAATCCACCCTCTATCCGATTGAAGGTGGCATGATAGCCTCCCTTAGCTGGGGAAGCGATCCTTTCCAGACCAAGGCTGTCGCCATCAGCGGTTCCACCCAGGTGGTGGGCACCCTCGAAGGGATGGAAAAGGGCCAGCGCAATTCGGATTTCTTGGAATTGCTCTTTTGTGAGGGAGGCTGCATCAACGGGCCAGGTTGTGAGAAAGGCCGTTCTTCGGCAGCGAAGAAGGGCTGTTCCTCCCGATATACCCGCAGCCGTATCACCGATGATGCTCCTGTATTTGCCGGAGACCGGGCGTTTGTTTCCACCCTGCTCGAACAGGGCTATGCCTTGATTGAGAAACCTGGAAGCGTTGCGATGAACCCACCGGTTTCCAGCTTTGTTTCGGTACATAGTGAGGCTCAAATCGAACGGGCATTGAAGAGTCTGGGCAAACGCGATAAGGCTGAGGAGCTGAACTGCGGAGGTTGTGGTTACAACAGCTGCCGTGAGATGGCCATCGCCTACCTCGATGGAATGGCCGAGCCGGAAATGTGTGTCACTAAAATGCGCAAGGAAGCGCAGAGCAAAATCGATGTGTTGCTCAGAACCATCCCGATCGGGGTGGTCATCGTTGATGATCAGCTTCGAATCGTCGATTGCAACAATAGTTTCCTCAAGCTTTTTGGCGACATCGACTTCTCCATCGAAGGAGACCTGCTTACTCTGGTGGGCGGGCTTCCTCTGGAGCGCTTTGTTCCCTTCCATGAGAAGTTCAAGGACCAATTTGCCAATCCTCGCGCCCAGCAGTATCGCTTGCATTATCAGGACAAGTTTCTGAAGGTGACCTTCTTCTCCGTGGAGAAGCAGCACTTGGTAGGAGCGTTGTTTGAGGATATCACCACCCCTACTGTTCGCAGGGAGACGGTGATCAAGAAAGCCGAGGATGTCATCCAGAAGAGTTTGGAAACCGTACAGCAGATCGCCAGCCTGCTCGGCGAGAATGCCGCCGAGACAGAAATAATGCTCAATAGTCTCATTGACGCCTTCAAGGTTCCCGGCAATGGCCAGAGCGATGGTTTTACCAAGGAAGAGCCATGA
- a CDS encoding (2Fe-2S) ferredoxin domain-containing protein, with protein sequence MEKLVVELCLGSSCFARGNSQTLQALEAYLKEEGLADRVALVGHLCLGNCAKGPNLRIGSETYSGLDTASVLALIRTQLLGGEERA encoded by the coding sequence ATGGAAAAATTGGTTGTAGAACTGTGTTTGGGAAGTTCCTGCTTTGCGCGTGGCAATTCGCAAACCCTGCAAGCCTTGGAGGCATATCTCAAAGAGGAAGGTCTCGCTGATCGCGTTGCATTGGTTGGGCACTTATGCCTTGGCAATTGTGCAAAGGGACCGAACCTGAGAATTGGCAGCGAAACCTACAGCGGACTCGATACTGCAAGCGTGCTTGCCCTCATCAGGACGCAGTTGCTTGGCGGGGAGGAGAGAGCGTGA
- a CDS encoding carboxypeptidase M32, with product MKQQQAFARLQALDRHLVMLEHIGAALQWDQETVLSARAVEERSVQLGWLAQQSHAVASGEEMGQLLSALDEKSAESDFEKALIRVRRKEYERKRRMPSDLVRAITEQSSKAHQSWVEARKASDFKLFSKDFATMVDLVREKASCLADEGDSLYDALLCEFEEGMTTAEVSSLFDSIKKPLSDMVQTYAAKEVDASFLYQSYAIEGQQAFANQVLADMGFDFTRGCAAVSVHPFTTTIAADDIRITTRYTDPSVMDSFASSVHEGGHALYEMGASSGKLKGTSLSGGASHGMHESQSRLWENMISKSPEFWQRYYPRFQEIFPSQTADVSLERFVKAVNKVGKTCIRVNADEMSYSLHIFLRFGLEQDILARRIAIDDIPQAWDEQFAILFGFKPPTVAQGVLQDVHWSSGDFGYFPTYALGNLYGAQIWDHMQGSLGLQPNDVEGISSYLKSSIYEKGALQTGRLTAQSVTGKALDATVYTSYLENKFSRLFG from the coding sequence ATGAAACAACAACAAGCCTTTGCACGACTACAGGCGCTGGACCGTCATTTGGTGATGCTTGAACATATTGGTGCAGCCTTGCAATGGGACCAGGAGACTGTTCTCAGCGCCAGGGCGGTAGAAGAACGCTCGGTTCAGCTCGGATGGCTCGCCCAGCAGTCCCATGCTGTTGCAAGCGGGGAAGAGATGGGTCAGTTGCTCTCTGCTCTGGATGAAAAATCGGCGGAATCGGACTTTGAGAAGGCTCTGATCAGGGTTCGCAGGAAAGAGTATGAAAGAAAACGTCGCATGCCTTCAGATTTGGTGCGTGCAATTACCGAACAGTCGTCCAAAGCCCATCAGAGCTGGGTTGAAGCCCGCAAAGCCAGTGATTTCAAACTCTTTTCCAAGGACTTTGCCACCATGGTGGATTTGGTGAGGGAGAAGGCCTCCTGCCTGGCCGATGAGGGAGATTCGCTGTACGATGCTCTTCTCTGTGAGTTCGAGGAGGGGATGACCACTGCTGAGGTATCCTCCCTGTTTGATTCCATCAAGAAGCCGCTCTCGGATATGGTGCAGACGTATGCAGCGAAAGAAGTGGATGCTTCCTTTCTGTATCAAAGCTATGCGATTGAAGGCCAACAGGCGTTTGCAAATCAGGTTCTTGCTGATATGGGTTTTGATTTTACCCGAGGTTGTGCAGCTGTTTCGGTACATCCGTTCACCACTACCATAGCAGCAGATGATATCCGAATCACTACACGCTATACCGATCCGAGTGTCATGGACAGCTTTGCTTCCTCCGTGCATGAGGGGGGGCATGCTTTGTATGAGATGGGTGCCTCAAGCGGAAAACTCAAAGGTACAAGTCTTTCTGGTGGAGCGTCCCATGGGATGCATGAATCACAGAGCCGACTCTGGGAGAACATGATTTCCAAGAGCCCTGAGTTTTGGCAGCGGTATTACCCCCGATTCCAGGAAATTTTCCCTTCTCAGACTGCCGATGTAAGCCTTGAAAGGTTTGTTAAGGCTGTCAACAAGGTGGGAAAGACCTGTATACGGGTGAATGCTGATGAAATGAGTTATAGTTTGCATATCTTCCTTCGCTTCGGCTTGGAGCAGGATATTCTAGCCCGACGGATTGCCATAGATGATATTCCCCAGGCGTGGGACGAACAGTTTGCCATCCTATTTGGTTTCAAGCCTCCGACGGTAGCGCAAGGGGTTTTGCAGGATGTGCATTGGAGCAGTGGTGATTTTGGCTACTTTCCTACGTATGCGTTGGGGAATCTTTACGGGGCACAGATTTGGGATCATATGCAGGGCTCACTTGGGTTGCAACCTAATGATGTGGAAGGCATAAGCTCATACCTGAAGTCGTCCATTTATGAAAAGGGTGCCTTGCAAACGGGGCGGCTGACAGCACAAAGCGTAACCGGAAAAGCTCTTGACGCAACAGTCTACACAAGCTACCTTGAAAACAAATTCAGCCGGTTGTTCGGCTAA
- the pgsA gene encoding CDP-diacylglycerol--glycerol-3-phosphate 3-phosphatidyltransferase, giving the protein MNIPNKLTVSRLIMAPLFFIAFHLGSWFGSDFQSLSSILTLILWALTELTDLLDGQIARRRNLVTDLGKVMDPFADTFSRLTYFVCLSGAGVMPLWTFILIMWREFSILFVRMLMMGKGKPVAANLWGKSKAVLYAISGALGILYIALGNWFSDASFMEGASIGLYVIFVLAALSSVMSFLTYVKAIIRDGSLSTMTR; this is encoded by the coding sequence ATGAATATTCCGAATAAGCTTACGGTATCACGGCTGATTATGGCTCCCCTGTTTTTCATTGCATTTCATTTGGGCAGTTGGTTTGGGTCAGACTTTCAAAGCCTTTCTTCCATTCTTACCCTCATTCTGTGGGCTCTGACCGAGCTGACCGATCTCTTGGACGGCCAAATTGCCCGACGCAGGAATCTGGTGACTGACTTGGGCAAAGTGATGGATCCGTTTGCCGATACGTTCTCCCGTTTGACGTACTTTGTATGCTTGTCCGGTGCCGGTGTCATGCCGCTTTGGACTTTCATCCTGATTATGTGGAGGGAATTTTCCATCCTGTTTGTACGGATGTTGATGATGGGGAAAGGCAAGCCGGTGGCTGCAAACCTGTGGGGCAAGAGCAAGGCAGTACTGTATGCCATCAGCGGGGCCTTGGGAATTCTCTACATTGCATTGGGCAACTGGTTTTCTGACGCCTCTTTTATGGAAGGGGCTTCCATTGGTCTGTATGTGATTTTCGTTCTGGCGGCACTATCCTCGGTCATGTCCTTCCTCACCTATGTGAAGGCGATTATCCGTGATGGCAGCCTTTCGACGATGACCCGGTAA
- the thrS gene encoding threonine--tRNA ligase yields the protein MAKEDAGEKLSRIRHSMAHVMAEAVLQMFPSAQITIGPAIDNGFYYDFDLPRQLVNDDLEEIAARMKAIIAEGKPFVRTVVSRAEARKQFADQTYKLELLDAIAEGEEVSLYSQGGFTDLCRGPHVESTKELKADAFKLMSIAGAYWRGKETNPMLTRIYGTAWANAKDLRLYLQHLEDVEKRDHRKLGKELDLFSLHEEAGPGLVYWHPMGARIRQSIENFWRSEHYANGYEMVYTPHIGRSWLWETSGHLDFYKDGMYPPMEMDKSDYYVKPMNCPFHIMIYKNSKHSYRDLPCRWAELGTVYRYEKAGAMHGLMRVRGFTQDDAHLFVTPDQMNDEILEVLRFSLHMLHSFGFTEINAYLSTKPEKSVGDPARWAAATEALRQAIVAEGLSYEIDEGGGAFYGPKIDLKIKDAIGREWQLSTVQFDFNEPERFDMTFVDKDGVEKRPYMIHRALLGSIERFFGVLIEHYAGAFPPWLSPEQIKLIPVGENFFDYAKDLEKRLRKEGFRVSADLGDDRMNAKIRNAQQLKIPYMVIIGEREAQNDQVSVRLRTGKQENGLSTQAFIEMVKQKVESKEQL from the coding sequence ATGGCAAAGGAAGATGCAGGAGAGAAACTCTCCAGAATTAGGCACTCGATGGCGCATGTCATGGCGGAAGCTGTGTTGCAAATGTTTCCTTCAGCACAGATAACGATTGGTCCTGCGATTGACAATGGCTTCTATTATGATTTCGATCTGCCCAGGCAGTTGGTGAACGATGATCTTGAAGAAATAGCTGCTCGCATGAAGGCTATCATCGCCGAAGGAAAGCCGTTTGTTCGTACGGTGGTAAGCCGGGCCGAGGCTCGGAAGCAGTTTGCAGACCAAACCTATAAACTCGAATTGCTTGACGCGATTGCTGAGGGTGAGGAAGTCTCTTTGTACAGCCAGGGCGGTTTTACCGATCTCTGCCGAGGTCCCCATGTGGAGTCGACCAAGGAGCTTAAGGCTGACGCTTTCAAGCTGATGAGTATTGCAGGTGCCTACTGGCGCGGCAAGGAAACCAATCCGATGCTTACCCGCATCTATGGAACTGCATGGGCTAATGCCAAGGACCTGAGGTTGTACCTGCAGCACCTGGAGGATGTGGAGAAGCGAGACCACCGCAAGCTTGGCAAGGAGCTTGATCTGTTCAGCCTGCATGAGGAGGCCGGTCCCGGTCTTGTCTACTGGCATCCGATGGGAGCCCGTATCCGTCAGTCAATCGAGAATTTTTGGCGAAGTGAGCACTATGCCAACGGATACGAGATGGTGTACACCCCTCATATCGGGCGTTCATGGTTATGGGAGACCAGCGGCCACTTGGATTTCTACAAGGATGGTATGTACCCTCCGATGGAGATGGACAAGAGCGATTACTATGTGAAGCCGATGAACTGCCCGTTCCATATTATGATCTACAAGAACAGCAAGCATTCCTATAGGGACCTGCCGTGTCGTTGGGCTGAGCTCGGCACAGTGTATCGATATGAGAAGGCTGGAGCCATGCACGGTCTGATGCGGGTTCGTGGATTCACTCAGGATGATGCTCACCTCTTTGTCACCCCCGATCAGATGAATGATGAGATTCTTGAAGTGTTGCGGTTCTCACTGCACATGCTTCATTCATTCGGTTTCACCGAGATTAACGCCTACCTTTCCACCAAACCGGAAAAGTCCGTCGGCGATCCGGCTCGTTGGGCTGCTGCGACTGAAGCCTTGAGACAAGCCATTGTCGCTGAGGGGTTGTCTTACGAAATCGATGAGGGCGGCGGAGCTTTCTATGGACCGAAAATCGACCTTAAGATCAAGGACGCAATCGGTCGTGAATGGCAGCTCTCCACCGTACAGTTTGACTTCAATGAGCCCGAGCGCTTCGATATGACCTTCGTGGACAAGGATGGTGTCGAAAAGCGCCCGTACATGATTCACCGTGCTCTTCTTGGTTCCATTGAACGGTTCTTCGGGGTGCTGATCGAGCACTATGCCGGAGCTTTCCCGCCGTGGTTGTCCCCCGAGCAGATCAAGCTCATCCCGGTCGGGGAGAATTTCTTCGACTATGCGAAGGACTTGGAAAAACGACTGCGCAAGGAAGGTTTCCGAGTTTCTGCCGACCTTGGCGATGACCGCATGAACGCCAAGATCCGCAATGCCCAGCAGCTGAAAATTCCCTACATGGTGATTATCGGTGAACGGGAGGCTCAGAACGACCAAGTATCGGTAAGACTGAGAACAGGCAAGCAGGAGAACGGTCTTTCCACCCAGGCCTTCATCGAGATGGTGAAGCAGAAGGTGGAGAGCAAGGAACAGCTGTAA